AAAAAAAATATCTAGCGTATTTTATAACCGAATTGATAAGGGTATGAAATTACAAACGGATCCAACAGTTTTATATGCACAAGGGAAACACAAAGAGAGAGTCGTTTATCAGGATTTAGAGGTGAATTCTCCTTATAATACGTACAAGCATACAGGACTCCCGCCTGGTCCGATAGCAAGTGCAGGAAAAATGTCCATTGAAGCGGCACTGGAGCCGGAAAAAACAGACTTTTATTATTTCTTAGCTGCCGAGGATGGAACCATATATTATTCAAAATCATTAGAAGAACATAATCAATTAAAGGCGAAGTATATTTCCAATAAAAAATAATGAACTATTTTTGGGGGAAGCATTAGCATTCCCCCTGCATTTGTGATAAAATAGTTCAAGTGTTTTAATACGTAATCTATAGCGTAACTCACAGTAAGGTAATTGTGGCATCATTGCCTTAAAGACGTCCTAGGTCGAATGTACCAGTTTTAGACGTATGTCCTGTGAACGCTATTTTTTCATGTCTAAAGAGCATTAAATATAGATAAACTAAAAGTATTTTTTACAGACTGCTTTTTAAGAGAGGTGACGCAGCTTGTTAGATGAGAAGCTGCATTCATATATTGAAGGTCTTATACCAGAGCGTAACCCGTTGTTAGCTGAAATGGAATCCTTTGCTCGTGAACATAATGTTCCCATCATGGAGCTTGAGGGAATTGAAACCATGCTACAATTACTTCGAATTCAAGGCACAAAAAAAATTCTTGAGGTAGGGACAGCAATTGGATATTCAGCCATGAGAATGGCAGAAGCACTTCCTGAAGCTCATATTGTGACGATTGAGCGAGATGATGAAAGAGCTCAATTAGCAGTCGAATTTATAAAGCGTTCATCCTTCGGAAGTCGGATTACCTTAATAAAAGGCGATGCTTTGGAGGTTGAAGAACAGATTAGTGGACATGCTTCATTTGATGCGATTTTTATCGATGCAGCAAAAGGGCAATACAAAAGGTTTTTTGAAATGTATTCAAACTATCTTAATCCTGATGGAATGATTATTACAGATAATGTCTTGTTTAAGGGATTGGTAGCTGAGACAGCAATTGAGTCAAAAAGGATCAGAAATCTTGTGAAAAAGATTGACGATTTTAACAACTGGTTAATGAACCATCCAGATTATGTTTCCGTTATTCTTCCTGTGGGAGACGGGGTTGCCATTAGCAAAAGAAGAGGTGATAGCAAATGAAAAAACCAGAATTGCTTGTAACACCATTGACTGTTAACGATATATTGCCCTTAGCAGAAGCGGGTGCAGATGCGTTTGTAGTAGGTGAACAACGATATGGATTAAGACTTGCTGGAGAATTTAATCGGGAAGATGTTAAAAAGGCAATTGAACTTGCTCACAGCAAAGGTAAAAAAGTATATGTAGCCATGAACTCGATTCTTCACAATGAAAAAATTGATGAATTGAGTGAGTATATAAAATTTGTTGCAGACGCCAATGCGGATGCGATTATTTTTGGTGACCCTGCTGTCTTAATGACAGTAAAAGAAGTAGCTCCGGATATGAAGCTTCATTGGGGAACGGAAACTACTGGTACGAACTGGTATACCTGCAATTATTGGGGAAGAAAAGGGGCAAAACGGGCGATCCTAGCACGTGAGATTAACATGGATGCCATTGTTGAAACAAAAGAAAATGCAGAGGTCGAAATTGAAGTGCAGGTTCATGGAATGAGCTGTATGTTCCAGTCCAAGCGTTCCCTTCTCGGTAATTACTATGAATACCAAGGAAAAGTCATGGAAATTGAAAACCGCAAGATGGAAAAAAATATGTTCTTGCATGATAAAGAACGTGGAAACAAATATCCAATCTTCGAAGATGAGAATGGGACTCATATTATGAGCCCAAATGATATTTGTATCATTGATGAGCTTCAAGAGATGATTGAAGCCGGTGTAGATTCTTTTAAAATCGACGGCATCTTAAAAAGCCCGGAATATATTCATGCAGTTACAAAAGCATATCGTGAGGCAATTGATTTACTCGTAGAAGATGCTGATGCATATGAGGATAAAAAAGACGAGTTATTAGCTGCGATCGAAGAAATCCAACCAGCTAACCGTCCATTGGACACAGGATTCTATTTTAAAGAGACAGTTTATTAAGGGAGGAGTTCCGCTGTGAATACAGTTAAAGATAAGATTTCTGAAATTATCGATGGAAAACGTGTCATTGTGAAGAAGCCAGAACTCCTAGCTCCTGCCGGAAATCTTGAAAAATTAAAGATTGCCGTACAATATGGTGCCGATGCGGTATTTATCGGAGGTCAAGAGTATGGTCTTCGTTCTAACGCTGATAACTTTACCTTTGAAGAAATGAAGGAAGGCGTTGAGTTCGCTAAGCGTTTTGGTGCTAAAATTTATGTTACAACTAACATTTTTGCACATAACGAAAATATTGATGGTTTAGAGGAATATATTCTAAGCTTAAAAGAGACAGGAATTGCAGGGATAATTGTTGCAGACCCGCTTATTATTGAAACGTGTCAGCGTCTTGCTCCTGAAATTGAGATTCATATAAGCACACAGCAGTCACTTTCAAACTGGAAAGCTGCACAGTTTTGGAAAGAGGCTGGAGCAGAACGTGTGGTTTTAGCGCGTGAGGTAGGCGCTGAGGAAATTAGAGAAATGAAGGAAAAGGTCGATGTTGAAATTGAAACCTTTATCCATGGTGCTATGTGTATTGCTTATTCCGGTCGTTGTACCTTAAGTAATCATATGACTGCTAGAGATTCAAATCGTGGTGGTTGCTGTCAATCATGTCGCTGGGATTATGACCTTTATCAGTTAGAGGGAAGTAATCAGGAAGCACCTCTTTTTGAGGAAGGCGATGCTCCATTTGCCATGAGCCCGAAGGATTTAAACTTAATTCAAGCGATTCCACAAATGATCGAGCTAGGTATTGATAGCTTGAAAATTGAAGGCCGTATGAAATCTATTCACTACATTGCAACAGTAGTTAGTGTTTATCGAAAAGTGATTGATGCTTACTGTGCGGACCCTGAGAACTTTGTTATTAAGAGAGAATGGCTTGAGGAACTGGACAAATGTGCGAACCGTGAAACAGCACCTGCGTTTTTTGAAGGTGTTCCAGGGTATAAAGAGCAAATGTTTGGTAATCATAGCAAGAAGACAAAGTTTGATTTTGTGGGTCTAGTGTTAGATTATAATGCAGATACACAAATCGTTACATTGCAACAAAGAAATCACTTTAAACCAGGGGATGAAGTAGAGTTCTTCGGACCCGAAATTCAAAATTTTACTCATGTTATTGAAAAAATTTGGGATGAAAAAGGGAATGAATTGGATGCTGCTAGACATCCGCTTCAAATTGTACAATTTAAATTGGACAAACCGGTATACCCTAACAACATGATGCGAAAGGAGAACTAGCATGATGCGCAAGCCAGTTGTTATTGGTGTAACCGGCGGCTCCGGCTCCGGAAAGACCAGTGTAACAAAAGCCATTTATGAAAGTTTAAAAGATCATTCCATTTTAGTACTTGAACAGGATTATTATTATAAGGATCAGAGTGACCTGCCATTTGAAGAGCGATTAAAGACAAATTATGATCACCCTCTTGCTTTTGACAATGATTTACTCATTGAACATATTGAAAAACTTTTAAGATATGAACCGATTGAAAAGCCTGTTTATGATTATGCAATCCATACCCGTTCAGAGAAAGTCATTCCTGTTGAGCCTAAAGAT
The window above is part of the Bacillus sp. SORGH_AS_0510 genome. Proteins encoded here:
- a CDS encoding O-methyltransferase, translated to MLDEKLHSYIEGLIPERNPLLAEMESFAREHNVPIMELEGIETMLQLLRIQGTKKILEVGTAIGYSAMRMAEALPEAHIVTIERDDERAQLAVEFIKRSSFGSRITLIKGDALEVEEQISGHASFDAIFIDAAKGQYKRFFEMYSNYLNPDGMIITDNVLFKGLVAETAIESKRIRNLVKKIDDFNNWLMNHPDYVSVILPVGDGVAISKRRGDSK
- a CDS encoding peptidase U32 family protein, encoding MKKPELLVTPLTVNDILPLAEAGADAFVVGEQRYGLRLAGEFNREDVKKAIELAHSKGKKVYVAMNSILHNEKIDELSEYIKFVADANADAIIFGDPAVLMTVKEVAPDMKLHWGTETTGTNWYTCNYWGRKGAKRAILAREINMDAIVETKENAEVEIEVQVHGMSCMFQSKRSLLGNYYEYQGKVMEIENRKMEKNMFLHDKERGNKYPIFEDENGTHIMSPNDICIIDELQEMIEAGVDSFKIDGILKSPEYIHAVTKAYREAIDLLVEDADAYEDKKDELLAAIEEIQPANRPLDTGFYFKETVY
- a CDS encoding U32 family peptidase, whose amino-acid sequence is MNTVKDKISEIIDGKRVIVKKPELLAPAGNLEKLKIAVQYGADAVFIGGQEYGLRSNADNFTFEEMKEGVEFAKRFGAKIYVTTNIFAHNENIDGLEEYILSLKETGIAGIIVADPLIIETCQRLAPEIEIHISTQQSLSNWKAAQFWKEAGAERVVLAREVGAEEIREMKEKVDVEIETFIHGAMCIAYSGRCTLSNHMTARDSNRGGCCQSCRWDYDLYQLEGSNQEAPLFEEGDAPFAMSPKDLNLIQAIPQMIELGIDSLKIEGRMKSIHYIATVVSVYRKVIDAYCADPENFVIKREWLEELDKCANRETAPAFFEGVPGYKEQMFGNHSKKTKFDFVGLVLDYNADTQIVTLQQRNHFKPGDEVEFFGPEIQNFTHVIEKIWDEKGNELDAARHPLQIVQFKLDKPVYPNNMMRKEN
- the udk gene encoding uridine kinase → MMRKPVVIGVTGGSGSGKTSVTKAIYESLKDHSILVLEQDYYYKDQSDLPFEERLKTNYDHPLAFDNDLLIEHIEKLLRYEPIEKPVYDYAIHTRSEKVIPVEPKDVIILEGILVLEDERLRDLMDIKLYVDTDADLRIIRRMTRDISERGRTFDSVVNQYLNVVRPMHNQFIEPTKRYADVIIPEGGQNYVAIDIMVTKIQTILEQKTIL